The following coding sequences are from one Nilaparvata lugens isolate BPH chromosome 6, ASM1435652v1, whole genome shotgun sequence window:
- the LOC111050483 gene encoding E3 ubiquitin-protein ligase LRSAM1 isoform X1 yields MAFFGKKKNQQNYKAILEKKLYLAGVDPEPVFDLSECDLKRVPSGIFSLCKVMRKECLLLQCNQLVSLEGGGNIGDLELIIKLNLHSNKLTMLPEGIGSLKNLVDLNVSQNSLKVLPNSVCELRSLRSLDVSFNKLKCLPSNIGRLRKLHSLHLNGNPKLVSLPNTLGLLSHLRDLRLDTEIIDYPPNEVTANGVEAVLDFLSKGCDYTSPEFELSNADSIGVQENLTKHIDFEADDDLFQEKVRNLAREKDMRMKELAAIEHDLKEQQIKELDFQKQRKNEKDELLKNLLVQENCLQHRIVEFQAQKDAERKEVIAHFQKVEEQSDKMLTELLIANRKMMDPAVLEERDRAQREEMLSLQTLDLRRKEVIDAMEKMVAEELEQTAKMLNYELSRDEEARDILTRVEEVQHRLGEAASDLSTGRLHWLAEVGARCGGGSSPLALGLLLERTDAHSQALVSEITLAERQLAALTAVELMRRKVNTDQLTSELCSKRLQLSEILMDLLEQRDQRRQQLLDTLLAIQQSQANCSEDLWLQQYQRLMDRCPQSLQQMLDPLLVHCLVQLNAIHCLPLLSAGLASSVDGLDQIALEKMGVSSGDRELILSALAMYREKQASQFVPSAPELVQTPDMQPSAPPLLPTEDESTFENDGCSCIVCMEGAYEVVFIPCGHLCVCVNCASYLKDCPLCRATIAQKIRAIVP; encoded by the exons ATGGCCTTTTTtgggaaaaagaaaaatcaaCAAAACTATAAAGCTATTCTAGAAAAGAAATTGTATTTG GCAGGAGTGGATCCAGAACCAGTGTTTGACTTATCTGAATGTGATCTGAAAAGAGTTCCCTCaggaatattttcattatgcAAAGTTATGAGGAAAGAATgcttattattgcaa TGCAATCAACTTGTGAGCCTGGAAGGAGGGGGGAATATTGGAgatttggaactgattataaaattgaatcttcatagcAACAAGCTGACAATGCTGCCTGAAGGAATAGGCTCTCTAAAGAATCTGGTG gATCTAAATGTCAGCCAGAATAGCTTGAAAGTACTTCCGAACAGTGTCTGTGAATTGCGATCTCTCCGAAGTTTAGACGTgtctttcaataaattgaaatgtctTCCATCGAATATTGGCCGCCTCAGAAAATTGCACTCGCTACATTTGAATGGCAATCCAAAGCTCGTTTCTTTGCCTAATACGCTCGGATTACTTTCTCATTTGAGAGATTTGAGGTTAGATACGGAAATTATAGATTATCCACCCAACGAAGTTACCGCAAATGGAGTCGAGGCTGTCCTTGATTTTTTGTCAAAAG GTTGTGATTATACTAGTCCAGAATTTGAACTAAGCAATGCTGATTCTATTGGAGTGCAAGAAAATTTGACGAAACATATTGATTTTGAGGCTGATGATGACTTATTTCAG GAAAAAGTAAGAAACTTGGCTAGAGAAAAG GATATGAGAATGAAAGAATTGGCTGCCATTGAACATGATTTAAAAGAACAGCAAATAAAGGAATTAGATTTCCAGAAACAACGGAAGAATGAGAAAGATGAG cttCTGAAGAATCTACTTGTGCAAGAAAACTGCCTTCAACATAGAATAGTCGAATTTCAAGCTCAAAAGGATGCTGAACGCAAAGAAGTCATTGCTCATTTTCAAAAAG TTGAAGAACAGTCGGATAAAATGCTGACTGAGCTTCTGATAGCCAATAGGAAAATGATGGATCCAGCAGTTTTggaagaaagagatagagcACAGCGTGAAGAAATGCTCTCTCTGCAAACTTTGGATTTGAGGAGAAAGGAAGTCATAG atGCAATGGAGAAAATGGTCGCCGAGGAATTGGAACAGACAGCAAAGATGCTGAACTATGAACTGAGCAGAGATGAAGAGGCAAGGGATATTTTAACTCG GGTTGAAGAGGTGCAGCATCGCTTAGGGGAGGCAGCAAGCGACTTGAGCACCGGCCGGCTACATTGGTTGGCCGAAGTGGGGGCGCGCTGTGGAGGGGGCTCGTCCCCCCTCGCCCTCGGCCTCCTCTTGGAGCGCACCGACGCGCACTCGCAGGCACTCGTGTCCGAGATCACACTCGCCGAGCGGCAGTTGGCTGCACTGACTGCTGTCGAACTTATGCGGCGAAAGGTCAACACCGATCAGCTCACG AGCGAACTCTGCTCGAAACGTTTACAGTTGTCTGAAATTCTTATGGATCTTCTCGAGCAAAGGGACCAGAGGAGACAGCAATTGTTGGATACTTTGCTAGCGATACAGCAAAGTCAG GCGAATTGCTCGGAAGACCTTTGGTTGCAGCAGTACCAACGCCTGATGGACCGGTGTCCCCAGTCCCTGCAACAGATGCTCGATCCTCTTCTGGTGCACTGCTTGGTGCAGCTCAACGCCATTCACTGTCTTCCTTTACTATCAGCTGGCCTTGCCTCCTCTGTTGACGGCCTCGATCAGATTGCTTTAGAAAAG ATGGGTGTCTCTAGCGGTGACAGAGAGTTGATTTTGAGTGCACTGGCCATGTACAGAGAGAAACAAGCGAGTCAGTTTGTGCCTTCTGCCCCTGAGTTGGTTCAGACTCCTGACATGCAGCCCTCCGCTCCCCCTCTACTGCCAACTGAAGATGAATCCACCTTTGAGAATGATGGCTGTAGCTGTATTGTGTGCATGGAAGGAGCT TACGAAGTTGTTTTCATTCCTTGCGGGCacctttgtgtgtgtgtgaattgtGCTTCTTACCTGAAAGACTGTCCGCTGTGCAGAGCTACTATAGCCCAGAAGATACGTGCCATTGTGCCTTGA
- the LOC111050483 gene encoding E3 ubiquitin-protein ligase LRSAM1 isoform X2, which produces MAFFGKKKNQQNYKAILEKKLYLAGVDPEPVFDLSECDLKRVPSGIFSLCKVMRKECLLLQCNQLVSLEGGGNIGDLELIIKLNLHSNKLTMLPEGIGSLKNLVDLNVSQNSLKVLPNSVCELRSLRSLDVSFNKLKCLPSNIGRLRKLHSLHLNGNPKLVSLPNTLGLLSHLRDLRLDTEIIDYPPNEVTANGVEAVLDFLSKGCDYTSPEFELSNADSIGVQENLTKHIDFEADDDLFQDMRMKELAAIEHDLKEQQIKELDFQKQRKNEKDELLKNLLVQENCLQHRIVEFQAQKDAERKEVIAHFQKVEEQSDKMLTELLIANRKMMDPAVLEERDRAQREEMLSLQTLDLRRKEVIDAMEKMVAEELEQTAKMLNYELSRDEEARDILTRVEEVQHRLGEAASDLSTGRLHWLAEVGARCGGGSSPLALGLLLERTDAHSQALVSEITLAERQLAALTAVELMRRKVNTDQLTSELCSKRLQLSEILMDLLEQRDQRRQQLLDTLLAIQQSQANCSEDLWLQQYQRLMDRCPQSLQQMLDPLLVHCLVQLNAIHCLPLLSAGLASSVDGLDQIALEKMGVSSGDRELILSALAMYREKQASQFVPSAPELVQTPDMQPSAPPLLPTEDESTFENDGCSCIVCMEGAYEVVFIPCGHLCVCVNCASYLKDCPLCRATIAQKIRAIVP; this is translated from the exons ATGGCCTTTTTtgggaaaaagaaaaatcaaCAAAACTATAAAGCTATTCTAGAAAAGAAATTGTATTTG GCAGGAGTGGATCCAGAACCAGTGTTTGACTTATCTGAATGTGATCTGAAAAGAGTTCCCTCaggaatattttcattatgcAAAGTTATGAGGAAAGAATgcttattattgcaa TGCAATCAACTTGTGAGCCTGGAAGGAGGGGGGAATATTGGAgatttggaactgattataaaattgaatcttcatagcAACAAGCTGACAATGCTGCCTGAAGGAATAGGCTCTCTAAAGAATCTGGTG gATCTAAATGTCAGCCAGAATAGCTTGAAAGTACTTCCGAACAGTGTCTGTGAATTGCGATCTCTCCGAAGTTTAGACGTgtctttcaataaattgaaatgtctTCCATCGAATATTGGCCGCCTCAGAAAATTGCACTCGCTACATTTGAATGGCAATCCAAAGCTCGTTTCTTTGCCTAATACGCTCGGATTACTTTCTCATTTGAGAGATTTGAGGTTAGATACGGAAATTATAGATTATCCACCCAACGAAGTTACCGCAAATGGAGTCGAGGCTGTCCTTGATTTTTTGTCAAAAG GTTGTGATTATACTAGTCCAGAATTTGAACTAAGCAATGCTGATTCTATTGGAGTGCAAGAAAATTTGACGAAACATATTGATTTTGAGGCTGATGATGACTTATTTCAG GATATGAGAATGAAAGAATTGGCTGCCATTGAACATGATTTAAAAGAACAGCAAATAAAGGAATTAGATTTCCAGAAACAACGGAAGAATGAGAAAGATGAG cttCTGAAGAATCTACTTGTGCAAGAAAACTGCCTTCAACATAGAATAGTCGAATTTCAAGCTCAAAAGGATGCTGAACGCAAAGAAGTCATTGCTCATTTTCAAAAAG TTGAAGAACAGTCGGATAAAATGCTGACTGAGCTTCTGATAGCCAATAGGAAAATGATGGATCCAGCAGTTTTggaagaaagagatagagcACAGCGTGAAGAAATGCTCTCTCTGCAAACTTTGGATTTGAGGAGAAAGGAAGTCATAG atGCAATGGAGAAAATGGTCGCCGAGGAATTGGAACAGACAGCAAAGATGCTGAACTATGAACTGAGCAGAGATGAAGAGGCAAGGGATATTTTAACTCG GGTTGAAGAGGTGCAGCATCGCTTAGGGGAGGCAGCAAGCGACTTGAGCACCGGCCGGCTACATTGGTTGGCCGAAGTGGGGGCGCGCTGTGGAGGGGGCTCGTCCCCCCTCGCCCTCGGCCTCCTCTTGGAGCGCACCGACGCGCACTCGCAGGCACTCGTGTCCGAGATCACACTCGCCGAGCGGCAGTTGGCTGCACTGACTGCTGTCGAACTTATGCGGCGAAAGGTCAACACCGATCAGCTCACG AGCGAACTCTGCTCGAAACGTTTACAGTTGTCTGAAATTCTTATGGATCTTCTCGAGCAAAGGGACCAGAGGAGACAGCAATTGTTGGATACTTTGCTAGCGATACAGCAAAGTCAG GCGAATTGCTCGGAAGACCTTTGGTTGCAGCAGTACCAACGCCTGATGGACCGGTGTCCCCAGTCCCTGCAACAGATGCTCGATCCTCTTCTGGTGCACTGCTTGGTGCAGCTCAACGCCATTCACTGTCTTCCTTTACTATCAGCTGGCCTTGCCTCCTCTGTTGACGGCCTCGATCAGATTGCTTTAGAAAAG ATGGGTGTCTCTAGCGGTGACAGAGAGTTGATTTTGAGTGCACTGGCCATGTACAGAGAGAAACAAGCGAGTCAGTTTGTGCCTTCTGCCCCTGAGTTGGTTCAGACTCCTGACATGCAGCCCTCCGCTCCCCCTCTACTGCCAACTGAAGATGAATCCACCTTTGAGAATGATGGCTGTAGCTGTATTGTGTGCATGGAAGGAGCT TACGAAGTTGTTTTCATTCCTTGCGGGCacctttgtgtgtgtgtgaattgtGCTTCTTACCTGAAAGACTGTCCGCTGTGCAGAGCTACTATAGCCCAGAAGATACGTGCCATTGTGCCTTGA